One window of Nocardia nova SH22a genomic DNA carries:
- a CDS encoding NlpC/P60 family protein, with protein sequence MTGVIDLDVLAKPLIDLLTSFGSGVLPADGPADALRQVSTHLDGIHQAGSSSINQMTNAWNGRGGDAAMDKAMKVQTSAASISDRGNDMADVVSQAAATVQTGQKELDGIVQSFVGSVQALGPAVTTPPGLATVVSSAIDHFGQALGVVGRVRSDLDTHTASMSELTPPPPTPSTAGTPVAAASAAAPMLSTGAQQASSLMGGLLSSGGSMMSSMTSPASMSTSSKSNSGGKTTPGANQSETKPGKHGGVMITLPDGSQVEAPNQKAATAVTKAISACGTPYVWGGNSPGSGLDCSGLTKWAYGEAGVDLPRLACDQSQGATPVSPGDVEPGDLAIWDGHVAMVVGNGQMVEAGDPVQIDPIRTENMGMAFHGFYRPTS encoded by the coding sequence ATGACCGGCGTGATCGACCTCGACGTCCTCGCCAAACCACTCATCGACCTGCTCACCAGCTTCGGTTCCGGTGTCCTGCCCGCCGACGGCCCGGCCGATGCCCTGCGCCAGGTCTCCACCCACCTCGACGGCATCCATCAGGCCGGCAGCTCGAGCATCAATCAGATGACCAACGCCTGGAACGGTCGCGGTGGCGATGCCGCGATGGACAAGGCGATGAAGGTCCAGACCTCGGCCGCCTCGATCTCCGACCGCGGCAACGACATGGCGGATGTGGTCAGTCAGGCGGCCGCCACTGTCCAGACCGGGCAGAAGGAACTCGACGGGATCGTGCAGTCGTTCGTCGGCTCGGTCCAGGCACTCGGTCCGGCGGTGACGACACCGCCCGGCCTGGCCACCGTGGTGAGTTCCGCGATCGATCATTTCGGCCAGGCGCTCGGCGTGGTCGGACGGGTGCGATCCGACCTCGACACCCACACCGCGTCCATGTCGGAACTCACCCCGCCGCCGCCCACGCCGTCGACGGCCGGTACTCCCGTGGCCGCCGCCTCAGCCGCGGCGCCCATGCTGAGCACCGGTGCGCAGCAGGCCTCCTCGCTGATGGGCGGGCTGCTGTCGTCGGGCGGCTCGATGATGAGCAGTATGACCAGCCCCGCCAGCATGTCGACCTCCTCGAAGTCGAATTCCGGCGGAAAGACGACGCCCGGCGCGAACCAGTCCGAGACGAAGCCGGGCAAGCACGGCGGTGTCATGATCACCCTGCCCGACGGCAGCCAGGTCGAGGCGCCCAACCAGAAGGCCGCCACCGCGGTCACCAAGGCGATCAGCGCCTGCGGCACGCCCTACGTCTGGGGCGGCAACTCTCCGGGCTCCGGACTCGATTGCAGCGGCCTGACCAAGTGGGCCTACGGCGAGGCCGGTGTGGACCTGCCCCGGTTGGCCTGCGATCAGAGCCAGGGCGCCACCCCGGTCAGCCCCGGCGATGTGGAGCCCGGCGACCTGGCCATCTGGGACGGTCATGTCGCGATGGTCGTCGGCAACGGACAGATGGTCGAGGCCGGTGATCCGGTACAGATCGACCCGATTCGAACGGAGAACATGGGAATGGCGTTCCACGGGTTCTACAGGCCGACTTCATGA
- a CDS encoding YbaB/EbfC family nucleoid-associated protein → MSAEMDALVNAATEKLEALEAALYGLKNVRGRFTSEDGSVGVEVDSDGAMVGLTLSENVTSHSPAEVGQLIIWACQQAAQNAGEQRSEVVATLNSAFTAPESGNVAGRAE, encoded by the coding sequence GTGAGCGCGGAAATGGATGCCCTCGTCAACGCGGCGACGGAGAAGCTCGAGGCCCTGGAGGCCGCGCTCTACGGCCTCAAGAACGTCCGCGGCCGGTTCACCTCCGAGGACGGCTCGGTCGGGGTCGAGGTCGACAGCGACGGCGCCATGGTCGGGCTCACCCTGTCGGAGAATGTCACCTCCCATTCCCCCGCCGAAGTGGGCCAGCTGATCATCTGGGCCTGCCAGCAGGCCGCCCAGAACGCGGGCGAACAGCGCTCGGAAGTGGTGGCCACGCTGAACTCCGCGTTCACCGCGCCCGAATCGGGAAACGTTGCGGGGCGGGCCGAATAG
- a CDS encoding type VII secretion target yields the protein MHKISVDTEGVAAYGATATGLAGDMGFAAAHAAGADPLLLGPIMGLIGGDFVATYAAAHAGHVAGISQLGAVMGSMGAAAAGAAGAYAGTDAEHAATLSAIEGEIA from the coding sequence ATGCACAAGATCTCGGTCGACACCGAGGGCGTCGCCGCCTACGGTGCCACAGCTACGGGCCTGGCCGGGGATATGGGCTTCGCCGCCGCGCACGCCGCGGGCGCCGACCCGCTCCTACTCGGTCCGATCATGGGCCTGATCGGTGGCGATTTCGTCGCCACCTACGCCGCCGCCCACGCCGGGCATGTCGCGGGGATCAGCCAGCTGGGCGCCGTGATGGGCAGTATGGGCGCCGCCGCCGCGGGGGCCGCGGGCGCCTACGCGGGGACCGACGCCGAACACGCCGCGACGCTGAGCGCCATCGAGGGCGAGATCGCATGA